The Gossypium raimondii isolate GPD5lz chromosome 2, ASM2569854v1, whole genome shotgun sequence genome segment AGCCGATCTTTGGCATCTAATTTCCATCTACCAAATATGGGTCCATAAAGCATCCCACTCGAGCACCAATTTCACattgataattaattcatttgtcattCATCACATCACCAAATTAATCCAGATTTTGGTTTAATAGTAAAGTTAATatattgacattttttttaagaGGTTTTAGTCTAtcttttgtaaattatatttgggttttcaatttaaagttaattcatcaaatttattttaagtgtaacatatcatttggtacatgaatttgattttttttcttaatgtggtatctatattatttttggtcTAATCGATACTTGTTTTTGATAAAAGTTATGTATTTTGATACCCAAAGGTAATGaggttaattttgatatttgatttgatgaaagttaattgctaatattatttggattgaatttttcatgattttgttaataggataaatttagtgttaattgtgaatttgtttaattatgtgtttaatttttcaaatacaatCTAATGGATGATAtctaatttgagttttaaggttGATTTGAATAAAGCTAATTGctaatttattagttaattatgaattttcgtcaaattaactctaaaatttgaattgaacaCTAAAAAGTTAACATTGTTATTTTCAGGTACCAAAATGTGTAACTTTTGTCGAATACAGATACCacattgaacaaaaaaataacataagtatcgtattgggaaaaaaatatcaaacccaattatcaaaatatacacAAAACCCTTAGATTCTATGCATGTCGTTCAATTGACAAtaacattgtttttttttttgtaaaatataagaACAAGGTAAATCTCGACTAATAAATAAGATTAGCGCAATTCAAACTCAGACCAGACCTGAGGCGGTGAACACTCTAACCATCATGCCATTACATGGGGCTTAGATTATTACTTTGCATGTTTGTTGACAAATGTTTGTGATTTTCCTTTGGCACCATATATTTCAAATGTCTAAATTTTATCTACTTCTAACATGGCAGAGGTAcatccccaaaatttttaaaatttgattttattctctatattaaatatataaaaaaaatgataaatttgtaaatattttagtttaaatccttaatttcaTTAGTTTTATATCTCTTTTACCTTtgttattcaattaaatcaatatatttaagAACCCAAATTATGCCCTGTTGGGTTTTCATCTTTACttgagtttaaattataattataaaaaatcaatataattatattctatttttcattatatattcataaaaaatacaatatttaatgtaaattttagtttatgtttttcttttgtaatataAAATAGTTCTATACTTACtttgattatattatttatttttattaatattattgattctttaataataaaatttaattcatataaaatttaattatattatttttgatatatttacaGGATAAAACTTTTTAACTCCACAAACGGAATTGAGATTTTGACacatatctttttttttttaaaatagaaatattagtaacaaaattattttagcttAACCTCTTATACTAAGTAATTACCTAAATGAGGATCCCCAAATTGTTTCTAGgtcttaatttcatatataaaatttttccgGTTACATTACAAAAGAGAATGAGTTCTAGATTTGTTATACCACCTCTGTTGAGTCACGTATCCATTTCCTATACTGTTCATCCATCGCCATTGTTAAAGACCTTGTATTGACAAGACAACTATCATCCATAACTAACTCAACCTATAACATCACATCAATATCCAACAAGATCATGTTACAAAGTGAGCTGTCTACTAATAGGATACTTCTACGTGACACTTTAGCCCCGATATAAAATCTCATCGAGAGACATTAGaacaaatttctctctcttacGACATCACACCTTTCGCCCATCTCCCTCTTTTATTGACACACATTTAATCAACTTAAACCAACACaaattttatctttgttttggagaaaagaaaattgttattattatggTGAAAGGCAAAGAAGATGTTGATTGAGTGGATAAGAACGAATGTGCTTAGTTAGGCATACTAATGTTAGGTCCCTTTTCTGAAATGCCAAAGtcgtttaaaaaaaaattgtgatgcAAACCCTTCATCAATGCCCCCATATGGTGTCAATGATTGGGGGTCACATTTTTGCAATCATATATTATGGAACCCATCTTGGAAGGACCTCGCCCTTCTAAATGAAAATTGCTTTcgatttttatatgaaattgatgaaCTGTCcaatgtgttttattatttggaCTTGATTGGCTTTTGGTTTTTGTTGAAGCACATTTTGTGATATTATTATTGGATAGGGTTTAGGGTGGGCAAGACCTGGCCAACGATAGGCTTCATGAGCCATCCCTCATAAAATTGTTCCCCTATGCTTACGTAAAGttgtacatataaatttaaatttgaaaattggattcgattaattattattttaaattttaattcgttttttaaaaagaatatccAATTCATTATTCGAGgagttttttaaactttataaacAGTTTGAGAGGTAATTTGTCTTATAGggtatagtaaaaaaataaggataaatttgaaaattatacatgaactttgattttgtacattttatacatgaaattttgatttgatttaattcttacaaattattaatacaattattgatataacaacattttatgtttatatattgcatacaaagataattatatttatccaatatataaataaattgatgtatttatttctttaaatgtgtatgattgaatcaaaattaaagtttcatatatacatttgaaccgCAAATAAAGTTTCATGTGTATGATTGCACCTAATCAAAGTCCAtatatcaaattgcacattaatttaaagttcatatataattttgagatttatcccgaaaatatttactatataaacaaataaggCACTTACAATATTTTCAATCACAAGTCTCAAAACTCCACAAATTGTCAAATAATTACCCAAATTTTAAATCCTAGatccttaaaccttaaaactCTAAAGCCTAATGTCCAATGTCTAAGGAAGGGTGGGTTGTAACGAGCCGAGTTGCATCCCcccaaagttttgaaaattttcattagatccataaaaattttcaaagttctcattaagtttttcaattttttaggaaaatttaattagagCCCTCAAAAATTTCTGTAAGTTCTCATTAAACCTCTAgaactttaaaaagttttaactagacctattaaaatttttaaaaattcttattaaatCCCAgatcttataaaaaaatttaagcccgAATTGATCCGATTTAGATTGATCCAATCCAAAATCAATATCACTCGTTGAATTAACATGTTTGTGGTGAAGCACAAAGGTTATGgtgaatatttatttgaatgccAATTAATGTTTTCAATGTTGGAGTACAAATGTTGGAGTACAAAGAAAATCATGTACAAAAGTtttggttattatttatttatttttggtgaattataaaAGGAAGGtaaaattctaataataatGCGATTAATACGATTTAAACTCAAATCAAATCTGGGTTcgggattaaaatcaaatcattttctttttaatcaatGCTAAATATTTTTCACTTTGACATCATTTCGCATGGGGAGGCAAATGTgaatattcaataaaaaaagaataagatattattattattatttgagcCTTAATGAAGATATTACTTTTTGTTAGTTTGGAGTTGGGTACAACAATTAATTCACATTTCAGACATGAACAAAAAGTAAATATGTTTGTCTGAAGTCAAAGCTGGTGTGTCGATTTAACAGTATTCTGAAAAAGCTTATAACTAGTTTATTTcatcatttgttttattaagAAATGATTTTTCGAGGTAGCATTTGATTCAAGTATAGGATTTTTATGTTTGActttaaataattacttttagtattttttatattttaatagtgttaagaTTTTAATACCACATTTatcccatttttaataattttagtttattttataaaatgaaacaatagttaattaatcaaattcttCGATTCTTTGATAATTGTTCAAGtagagaaatttattaattcattccATGAATGGGATCATACATTAAGGGAGGGGGAACAACAACACCCGTCGTAGGCGGTGAAGGACAAActccatcaacacaacaaaAGGCTTTAGCCTCAGTATCAATAAACCATTATGGCACGACAAATCTGGAGTGATTGCAAACACTTAATACGATTAGGAAATCAGCCTCGGATGGTGTAAAACAGCAggaaaaaatcaacaaaaaatcGAGTATCCACCAAACTAGATAGGATAGCAAATAATTAGATATTacttttataacaattttaccattttttttatcaatttcgtcaaatttacccttaaatcataacaaataacatgttttattaaaaaaattctgtCTTTCTTTCTCCTATCGTTTTGATTAAAAGGAAATTCTAGTTGCTTATATCTCCTCCCTAAttcccatttatttatttaagaaatgtgatatgaaataatttattagatGAAAAAATTACTATAACTTTCAGCTTTTATGTAGTAATCAATAAAAACAAGAAGCAAATTCTACGAGAATAAATTAATAGATGTGTTTTAAGTAATCttatattatatcaatcaaataataaaatctaacattctATCCAAATGAATCAAACATGACAATCTAACATACTCAATAATGTGTTAAATAAtcttatatttcaatcatcctattaacaaaaataaaatttcatgaacCAAACACcggtaaaagtactatggagGTACCTGTACTAGGagttaaattgcatttttttccctttactcaaaaaatgagaaaaCAAGTCTctgtacgttagatcaaagagcaaacgattcctttctattaaaaatttcatccttttctatCGTTAAAATCTAGTGGGGTTGGCGAAATAACCAAAAAGTTACACGATGTGCCACGTGTATATGATGTTAATGTACAAGGACcggtttttaacaataaaaatggatgGAACTTTTAACAGAATaaccaatttactttttaatctaatgtatatgAACTAATTTacccaaatttttaataaaagaagtaaaatttAATCCGACTCGTAATACAAAAGCcttcataatacttttactagCAAACGTGTCTTTAGaatatttaatgttaaatacaataatgatttaacttttttttcaacataTAAATAATCCGTTGATTTAGGCATGGAATCTTAccagaagagaaagaaaatccGTGAAGATGTTGTGCATGTggtacattaaaatatatatggcCTATGTATAGTgtaattaaatgtaattatattcTACGTATTGATATTTTCAAGCTTGAGGActcaattgaatatatttttcataaagggcttgattgatttttttttaaaaattttaatccgCAAGCCAAATTCTATTTAATCCatcgtaaatttaaaaagttagtaacTATAGTACACACATATAAGcccttaatttattatataattagtaAACCACATTGTACTCCCAATAGAAAGACTTAGATTTGAACTTTGGAGATGGTATTGTTGAGAGAAATAACTAGAAACTCCGAAAAAATTAGTCTCTATGGACAGTAAGATTCTACCCCAAAAATTCTAACTCTAACCttattagatcacttttaaatTGGTATAATCTTTTTACGATTATTAACGTACATAATCCaacaataacattaaaaatagtcTACAAGgatgaaattatgataaattaaaacataaaaattaattcccGAATCCAAAATTTGACTGCAAGATTTCCTAAAGACGATGGTACATGTTACACAAGTGTTTTAGCATGAGCCTTTGACTATTACAAAGATCCTCTCTGACCCAAAAAAGTATGTATGTCGTCGGAATTTATCACCATAGTGCTGTGTCTTTTTCAACTTTGGGGCATGGAAACTTGGTATCCCTTATTGGCGTTTCAAGGCAGCAACCATGAAAATTGTAGGAAACAAAGTCAACTAGACTATTGATTCCATTAATGAACTAATTATTCTCCTTAACCATCATTGTTTTGACTCAACAAAGCTTTGACATCATTCCCCATGGGgctataaaaaatcaattgaataaaaatggtcAACTTTTAGTTTTGGTCCCTTAAATTTAAGGGatctcaatattttaatttggtataatcTGATccctataattttataatgtcattagttaatttagttaataatattagttatttttaaaattgaaatgctaacattaatttcattaaaacacaTCTTCtgccttaaataaaaaaaccaacaaGATGATAAGTTGAAATAGATactcattaaaaaaattcacatcagcattttaattaaatcaattaaaacttaTGGACTaattaaatcacaaatttaagCCTAATAGAAGAACCAAACCCGATatctttattatataattagtttttttaagtCGAAACTAGCatatagattttttattaaaaataaaaatattcggGATGGGTGTGAACTAAAGACTCGAATACAAATCCTTTACAATTCAacctataattcatttaataagcTAGTTAATTTAAcaatagttttattaattaataccGAGTGCATTAATCATaaattctaaaccctaaacatatAATTATGGGCAAACACTTTAAAGAAACTAATTAACTTTAATATTGCACCATGTGAGGtgttcatcaaaattttaaaattcaaatcaactCAACTTAAATTGATCCGATTTAATACTTGTTTTGCCTCttgtattataataaaattttcactttaaccattttattatattttttagtcattttgaccTCTACTGTCATTCCATCCATAACGTTAGCCCCTTGACCATTTAAATCAATCAAATGAGAACACATGAACAATAATAAAAGGGTTAAAGTGAGAAATTCACTATAATACAAGAACAAAAACATATATTGAACCTTAATTTCTATACATGCATAGGATGAGTCATattgaccaaaaaaaatatCTTGGTACCTTCATTTGTGTTCAATTTAAGCCTGTGAGCTGAAATTGAAGGACGAAAAGTCAAGTAGCTTGTTACCATTGTTTTACATTAAAGAAAGGTTTGAAATTTGAGTCCCATTTAGTGACCCACACACACAGTCCAGTCCTTGCAAACCTACCAACCCCCCACCACAAACTTAAGTGTAGACTGCAAGTTGTGGCCGACGAAGCCTCGGCTTTTGGCAATTGACTTAAAACTTTGAACCAGTCAATGCCTCTTGTAATTGTGTGTCTATTTTGGCTGACATGACATCACTGACATTTTTGTTATGAGAATTCGTCACAAGTCATTTAAGGTTCGGGTTACAGGGTAAAGCTAAAAACTTTTTTAGTGAGTTGAAAATATAATTTCgttattatattaatgtaaaacaatggattaaaattataacttttttatttttggagagggcatgatttaattttaaattttaggaagagccgaaatataattttaccataaaattaatttaaaactttacaaatgcTCAAGGGATTAAAGggggatttttctttttttgggggAGCATGTTTGGGTTGTTTTTAGTTTAAGATTCAGGGTTCGAGTTTTTTTACTCAAGTCATTACGTGTTTGggttattttggattttaatcatttcaaattcatgtcAATCCAAGTTACTTCCAAGGGCGAATCTAGAATATTGTTCAAGGGGAGCCAAAAGAAagttatcattatattaatttttgtaattgcataaaattttaaaggactaaaaGGATAATTTTACCACATTGAAGGCCAAAGCAATCTTTGGTTACTTGTTAGGGATAATTTATGGTTCAAGTCATTTTGAgatttgaattgttttaattttgagcCAATTTTAAGCAACTCtaatttaaatggtttatttttttaattaaattggattgaatttCAATTcgaattgaataattaaatttagttaataatTTATAGCTCTAGTGATGGGAGTTCTTATTGTTTCCTTGGTTTCGGACAAAGATAACAAAAAATAGAAGACATAAGTATTGCTATTATCCCATGTAAAGCAGGCAATATCTTATCCAAAAGTATGTTTTGTACTTCCCGATTGCAAGTCGAAGAAATGAAAGACATATTTTGGTCCTGTCTGGACGCCAGCTCCATAGACTTCGGCCTGATTTTGAGTCCAATTaagtatatcaaataaaaatagttgAATCTAGTTCTGCAGTTTTGGGCTTATAGTTGCTGAACTGAGTAtggatttagtttttatttttcaaatttatcattttagtccttatacttttttattttaaaattgtagtCCTTATTCAAATAGTAATAGTTGAATCCATTAATGAAAGGGTAAGCTATATCTGTAGTCACTCAACTatggttctttttctttttttttttgtcactcaactattcaattttgtcttttttatcaaCAGTTGACTAACATAAGAATGGAAACACCCAAATATCCAAGATAGTTGGGTGATTAAAAAGACAAATTTGAATAGATgggtgactattttgtaacttttcatagttagttgatcaaaaaagaaaaaaaataatagttgGATGATTACTAATAGTTTACCCTTCACTAAAATGACATCGCTTTTCTTTTTGGAGCATTACGTGAAAATAATAAGCTAACATAGcattatatatgtaataatatattttccgTATTTTAACAACTATCATTTGaatcaatattgaaaattttaaaaaatatatataaaaaattaaaaataattaaatcaaattataaattaagacTAAGTCCCGCAACATGCACATAATATAAAGACTAAACCCCGCACCATTACCGGCTTACGAGTAACCTTGTCGGTATTTTCTAAATATGTCCTCAGTTTGGGCATTCCTAAAGGCACAACACCCTACTAAATACACACATATCAAAGCAATAAGAGTTACAAGCAATATTATGTCGGCCCTTCTCCATTCTTGTTTCAAACTTGCTAGCAATCCTGCCTTGCAAGAATTACAGCTATAACAGAGCTTTGTTTGGTCATTGTTCCATTGAATGCAATCAGGGTCAGCAATGTTGTTAATGGGACTGATCCAATTTGTTGGGTTCACAAATGTGTATCCACACTCTGTTGGTGGCTTACAACACCCTGACTGTAAAACAACATTAAGAACATAAATTAcgattatttaatgttatttgagtGGGATCAGATTGCTCGGTTGAATCTGTATATTAGTCTAGACATAGGGCTAAATATGGGCATAGACAAGGTGGACAGTGGCTTTAGcctctaaaaatgataaatctatcatttaacccctttaaaatttatgaaattacaagTTACTATAAcagtaaaattatactttggcccactaaaattttatgatttatctcACATCATCTTTAAGCTAATTTTCTAGCTTCACCTGTGGGGGATTGAACTAGCCTTTGAGAGAACCATTTGGAACcagttaaaaaattgaaaattgagacAAAACTGATGGTTGAaatggttttataaaattttaatatgtcttaattttttattatttttaggctGGCGGTTAAATCAGTTGAACTGAATTATAAAAGAACAATTATATAAgagttattgattattttttatttacttagaaaaatcatttttgaaaatatttatgaaaaaagcttcaaaactttatcaaataatatccaAAAGCCATAAAACAAaactcattttgttaaaataagtcTAAAGTTCCAAAACCAAGAACCCAACCAAATTCACCACtatgttcttttaatttgattaatgatcCATGACAATCCGAAACCGCCATTAAACACCTAAATTGACAGCAATGCTAACAGAAATTACATGGTTGATGTAATATTTGATACTTTGAGGATCTAATGAAAACATGTTGAAGTTTGAGGACCTTTTATGAAATTAACccttttcaaaataaatcattcaattgaGAATAAGCAGATAAAGTGGGGGATTTACCTCAATAGGAGTCAAATAAGCCCTAAAGAAATCCATAGCCATTGTATAAGTTTGGTTCAAATCAGGACAAATCTGTGTTGTACTCAAACATGTTTCAATCCTTTCCCACTTGTAAGAACCTCGTACTCTCCTTTGAAGCCATATTGAAAAATCTTCCAAATGATATTCCAAATATGCCCTATTAGGAACAATGTGACCTGACCCTCTAATGGTGACCATGTACATGAAAATAACCAAACATGCAAGCAATATGATAAGCACTAGCATGCCAACAAGGTAAGCCATAAGTAACCATGGGATACGCCAAAATGCTCCTACAAAACCTGCTAGTGCCATAACCAAGATTAAGACACCTAATGTTATTATAGgccataacaaaattttaagacaaGAGTCGGCCGGTTGATTCGAAAGCCAGATTCCAGCACCGAGGATTGGGATCGAGAGCAACATAGCAACAAAGTTGATTGCACCTATCACATTGTTGCTCAATGCCATTTTTTTGCCTTTGGTGAAGGGAGGGGGGGGGGGATATTGTTTTGGGatcaaataatgaaaatggaATTTGCCAAAGGGGGTATAAGATGGGGGTTTTGTTATGTAATCCCCACAAGTTTTTGTTCTTTGCTTTGGATCCAAGAAAGGTACTAAAGCAAAGtaatttataacaaattttaaagggCTTCTTTTTAGGTTctttataatcattttttagTACCATGTTttgaaaagggaaaagaaaagaatcccAAGAAAACTACAAAATTGGATTGGCCAATTAAACCGAGAATTGATGATCCAATCAGTTCAACCGGTGCTATGAAACTGGTGTAACATTAgttaaactaaataaaagacCGTTTGAATTGGATTTaaactagtttaaatatttaattttgttcttataatttataaaagagTTAATTATACTAGACATCCCCAAACTATCAAGGTTGTATCAATAAAGTCCTTCCATTactaaaatcatcaatttaaccGTTAAATTAGACGTCGTATctcatataacataatttaaaatcaaaattttaaagaaaaaatgaatgccgtaaatttttacttttctttaaattctccttttaaattatatcacatAAGATTTGATGTTTCatttaacagttaaattaatgattttaataatgaaaggactttattgatataacatcgatAGTTTAAGGACTTTATTTCAACTTTGGTTACTTACCAATGCTTTCTTAATCAACTAAATTTCATGCACATGCTTATATGCCTTGTTGCATCATATAGAAGATCACATCATGCAATGATCTTCCTATAATTAGAAATGATTTGGTCTTAACATTGATTtgattaagacaaattaaacaaaCCCTACAAGCAAATTTGACAATAATAATTCAAGGATCTTTATTACTAATAAACAAAACAAGTCCTTTATTcacactaaaaatatataaaaaaaaaaacatatgaaaatgGCATTAAGATCCTAATAAATTTATCAGCTGTGTTTTGAGCCTTTGAAGCTTTTTACCATTTCAGCTTTGCTGGAAAATACtgcatttaatcaaatatgaaaacttTAGAGTTTATCATTGattaaaggggaaaaaaatgGGGAAATTGGAGTAAAAAGAGCTTACTTTTGCAATGAGGGATTCATAATATGGCTTGACCTTCTCAACATCAACCAAGACTTTGCTTTTACTATAAAGGTCATATTTGCTGtcataatttcatgaaaaagtCAATCCAAGTCAGCTTTACGgtctataaaaactaattttttaggGTTCATGGTaggggaaaaactaaaaaattacatttggGGCAAGAGATGAACTATAAATTTTGGGGGTCAATgtgcaattttactattatactaacttataatttcataaatatcaaAGGGACTAAAAGACACTTTAACCATTTTTGAGGGGCCAAGGCCACAGCCTGCCCCCTTATGGGAACTGACTTTTGTAGagctaaaatgtaaatttatcatTGTATAAGCTTATatctttctaaattttaaaggattaaattaaaattatatatatttttaggaggtctaaatacaatttaactatttactaacttataattttttaaaatttaaatagaccCCTAATTTAGGGCCACCCTTGCTCCTAACAATATAGTCCACAAGATTCAAACCCGAATTCCGAATAAATTAACAGTATagtaaatttgagtaaaaaaaacaCACTTTACTTGAATACTTTAAGCCATTTGAAGTTCTCTTTATCCTCTTTATTCATGAGCTGAGAATAAGCTCCATACTTATGCAATGCTGcaattaaatatgttgaaattaagtaaaatggATTATGATATTTCGAGACAAAACAGCATCGATATGGGAAAAAATGCTTACGATAGAACGAATGGTATCGGACGATGAACAATCCGGCAGAAGGCAATGTGGTTCCATTCTCCTTCGCAACCTGCATTCAGCATTATGACTAAAACTTTTG includes the following:
- the LOC105789364 gene encoding protein TORNADO 2, whose amino-acid sequence is MALSNNVIGAINFVAMLLSIPILGAGIWLSNQPADSCLKILLWPIITLGVLILVMALAGFVGAFWRIPWLLMAYLVGMLVLIILLACLVIFMYMVTIRGSGHIVPNRAYLEYHLEDFSIWLQRRVRGSYKWERIETCLSTTQICPDLNQTYTMAMDFFRAYLTPIESGCCKPPTECGYTFVNPTNWISPINNIADPDCIQWNNDQTKLCYSCNSCKAGLLASLKQEWRRADIILLVTLIALICVYLVGCCAFRNAQTEDIFRKYRQGYS